One genomic window of Indicator indicator isolate 239-I01 chromosome 11, UM_Iind_1.1, whole genome shotgun sequence includes the following:
- the LOC128969848 gene encoding von Willebrand factor D and EGF domain-containing protein-like encodes MSRQDGEGLLRLLLWLALWGLWRGAGALPSLGAALPFGRGTAAACSPRCQHGGLCLGNSTCLCSKGYEGELCQHATCYPKCKNGGECLRPGKCRCPPGYGGRYCHKVSCEGGCQNGGECISVNGVVKCLCASGWTGSRCQEAICPQGCRNNGACVAPGICSCPAGWVGGACHLAVCKLPCQRGGKCIAPNVCRCRVPYSGLQCTKKRKE; translated from the exons ATGTCGCGGCAGGACGGCGAGGGGCTGCTCcgtctgctgctgtggctggcgcTATGGGGACTGTGGCGCGGCGCTGGCGCCCTGCCCTCCCTCGGGGCGGCTCTGCCCTTCGGCCGGGGTACGGCGGCGGCCTGCAGCCCGCGCTGCCAGCACGGCGGGCTCTGCCTCGGCAATAGCACCTGCCTCTGCTCCAAGGGCTACGAGGGCGAGCTCTGCCAGCACG CAACATGTTATCCAAAATGCAAAAATGGTGGGGAGTGCCTCAGACCTGGAAAATGCAGATGTCCACCTGGCTATGGGGGTAGATACTGTCATAAGG TGAGCTGTGAAGGAGGCTGTCAAAATGGTGGGGAATGCATCTCTGTCAATGGAGTTGTGAAGTGCCTTTGTGCTTCTGGATGGACAGGATCAAGATGCCAAGAAG CAATTTGTCCTCAAGGTTGTCGGAATAATGGAGCTTGTGTGGCTCCTGGAATTTGTAGCTGTCCagctggatgggtgggtggagcATGTCACTTAG CTGTATGTAAACTACCTTGTCAACGTGGAGGAAAATGCATAGCTCCAAACGTGTGTAGGTGTCGAGTGCCATACTCTGGTCTGCAGTgcacaaagaaaaggaaggaatga